One genomic region from Salipiger sp. CCB-MM3 encodes:
- a CDS encoding YqgE/AlgH family protein — protein sequence MTHSETASGATDLTGSVLIAMPGMGDERFEHAVIYLCAHSDEGAMGLILNKPSADVTLEGLFEQLGIDAEPGSGKQPVHFGGPVEMGRGFVLHSADYRSELTTLQVDDAIFMTGTLDVLEHIARGDGPRDWMAMLGYAGWGPGQLEGELAENAWLVCPASRELVFATPDAGKWSAALDVLGIPALALSGEGGRA from the coding sequence ATGACGCACAGCGAGACCGCCTCCGGCGCCACCGATCTGACCGGCTCCGTCCTCATTGCCATGCCCGGCATGGGCGACGAGCGTTTCGAACACGCGGTGATCTACCTCTGCGCCCATTCAGACGAAGGGGCGATGGGGCTGATCCTCAACAAACCCTCGGCGGACGTCACACTCGAAGGGCTCTTTGAACAGCTCGGTATCGACGCCGAGCCGGGGTCCGGCAAGCAGCCGGTGCATTTCGGCGGCCCGGTGGAGATGGGGCGGGGATTCGTCCTGCACAGCGCCGACTACCGCTCGGAACTCACCACGCTGCAGGTCGACGACGCGATCTTCATGACCGGCACGCTCGACGTGCTGGAGCATATCGCGCGCGGCGACGGGCCGCGCGACTGGATGGCGATGCTGGGTTATGCGGGCTGGGGGCCGGGGCAGCTCGAGGGCGAACTGGCCGAGAATGCCTGGCTGGTCTGCCCGGCGAGCCGCGAGCTGGTCTTCGCCACGCCCGACGCAGGCAAATGGAGCGCCGCGCTCGATGTGCTTGGCATCCCGGCACTGGCGCTCTCGGGCGAGGGCGGCCGGGCCTGA
- a CDS encoding protein-disulfide reductase DsbD domain-containing protein, whose amino-acid sequence MIQNAFRAATLGCALAMSGVFATDATAMEPVTAELRPGWRLPNGDHMAALHLTLAPGWKTYWRAPGDAGIPPVFDWSASDNVADVAALWPTPHVFRQSGARSVGYKGELVLPLRVAATGGPVTLEANMLIGVCSDICVPQELHVRAMLPDSSSVDPVIAAALAEAPFTASEANVGKVQCSISPAKGGMVLRTEIDMPSAGGQEELVVEAGQPEIWASEPKTRREGGKLVSKTKLMHMEGKPFALDRSKLRITVLGAQHAVDIHGCSS is encoded by the coding sequence ATGATCCAGAATGCTTTCAGAGCCGCCACCCTTGGCTGCGCGCTGGCGATGTCCGGCGTTTTCGCCACCGACGCCACCGCGATGGAGCCGGTCACCGCCGAGCTGCGCCCCGGCTGGCGCTTGCCCAATGGCGATCACATGGCGGCGCTGCATCTGACGCTTGCGCCGGGGTGGAAGACCTATTGGCGCGCGCCCGGAGATGCTGGCATCCCGCCGGTCTTTGACTGGAGCGCCTCGGACAATGTCGCCGATGTCGCCGCGCTCTGGCCCACGCCGCATGTGTTCCGCCAGTCGGGCGCGCGCTCGGTGGGCTATAAGGGGGAGCTGGTCCTGCCGTTGCGCGTGGCAGCTACGGGCGGGCCGGTGACGCTGGAGGCGAATATGCTGATCGGCGTCTGCAGCGACATCTGCGTGCCGCAGGAGCTGCATGTGCGCGCCATGCTTCCCGACAGCAGCAGCGTCGATCCGGTGATCGCCGCGGCGCTGGCCGAGGCGCCCTTCACTGCCAGCGAGGCCAATGTGGGCAAGGTGCAATGCTCGATCAGCCCGGCCAAGGGCGGGATGGTTCTGCGCACCGAGATCGACATGCCGTCTGCCGGCGGGCAGGAGGAACTGGTGGTCGAGGCGGGGCAGCCCGAGATCTGGGCGTCCGAGCCGAAGACCCGCCGCGAGGGCGGCAAGCTGGTGAGCAAGACCAAGCTTATGCATATGGAAGGCAAGCCCTTCGCCCTCGACCGCTCAAAGCTGCGCATCACCGTGCTGGGCGCGCAGCACGCGGTGGACATTCACGGCTGCTCTTCCTGA
- a CDS encoding efflux RND transporter permease subunit, with protein sequence MRHIPGSASGLLSYFTRHRTVANLLLVILLGAGLLAVPNMRAQYFPDVVEDEIDVRVSWDGAGAQDVDNAIVQLLEPTLLAVEGVVASESRSREGSAQIELEFEPNYNMAKALDDVQTAVDGVDNLPEEADDPRVTSGGWRDRVTDLVISGPVAVDQLGRFADEFVVRLFAEGVTRTTIRGVAAPQIIVEVPTANLLGYDVTMQEISEAVAAEVDAAPAGDVTGANARVRAGVEKRALRDIAAIVLRSQPDGTKLTVGNVAILREEGIDRERAYFVGDDPAISVRVDRSADGDAIKIQQTVADVARDFQPVLPEGTTIELIRTRAEAITNRLDLLLHNGLSGLVLVVGLLFLFLNARTALWVAAGIPTSMLAALALMYASGLTLNMISLFALIITLGIVVDDAIVVGEHADHLHRKGLGPIEAAETAARRMALPVFSSTLTTIIAFFGLTAIGGRFGEMIADIPFTVIVVLIASLIECFLILPNHMAHAIAKSTEHHWYDWPSRMVNRGFRWVRERLFRPFMAGVITARYVVLALAVLLLASQAASFIRGDVVWRFFNSPERPSVSGNFAMTPGATRADTLAQMREMQRATEALGREYEERYGLNPLDYVIAEIGGNSGRPLAEAENKEADQLGAISIELIEPDLRPYSSFQFVGELQERVAAMPMVEVISFRGWRSGPGGDALDVLFFGADAGVLKAAAEDLKKAVLRFPEVSAVEDNLSYDKDELVLELTPQGQALGLTVDDLGRVLRARIGGLEAATFPVGPRSAEIRVELPDREQTADFLQRTQIRTPEGAYVQLADIVRVERQSGFSTVRRENGLRTVSVTGDISEDDPERAADILKALQEDILPAIAAERQVEFRMSGMAEDERNFLSDAGTGLVLVLLGIYLVLAWVFASWTRPLVVMAVIPFGLVGTIYGHALWDVPLSMFTVVGLLGMTGIIINDSIVLVTQIDEYAPDRGMFQAIIDGAADRLRPVFLTTATTVLGLAPLLYERSSDAQFLKPTVITLVYGLGFGMLLVLMVVPALLAAQHDIARRIAAFRRGARHRHAKVRALTLGLFALVLGWLAATMGAVAVTGALPGVLALGPLALLPPALAGFTLFVAGVALALGLVWLATLAMALRGQRVG encoded by the coding sequence ATGCGCCACATCCCCGGATCTGCCAGCGGCCTGCTGAGCTACTTCACCCGGCACCGTACGGTGGCCAATCTGCTGCTGGTGATCCTGCTCGGGGCGGGGCTGCTGGCGGTGCCCAATATGCGCGCGCAGTATTTCCCCGATGTGGTCGAGGATGAGATCGACGTCCGCGTCAGCTGGGACGGCGCCGGGGCGCAGGACGTGGACAACGCCATCGTGCAATTGCTCGAGCCGACGCTGCTTGCGGTCGAAGGGGTGGTGGCCTCCGAGAGCCGCTCGCGCGAGGGCTCGGCGCAGATCGAACTGGAGTTCGAGCCCAATTACAATATGGCCAAGGCGCTGGACGACGTGCAGACCGCCGTGGACGGCGTCGACAATCTGCCGGAAGAGGCCGACGATCCGCGCGTCACCTCGGGCGGTTGGCGCGACCGGGTGACGGATTTGGTGATCTCGGGGCCGGTGGCGGTGGATCAGCTGGGCCGCTTCGCCGACGAATTCGTGGTGCGCCTCTTTGCCGAAGGCGTCACCCGCACCACCATTCGTGGTGTCGCCGCGCCGCAGATCATCGTCGAAGTGCCCACCGCCAATCTGCTGGGCTACGATGTGACCATGCAGGAGATCTCGGAAGCGGTTGCCGCCGAGGTCGATGCCGCGCCAGCTGGCGATGTGACGGGCGCAAACGCTCGCGTGCGCGCCGGGGTCGAGAAACGTGCGCTGCGTGACATTGCCGCCATTGTCCTGCGCTCGCAGCCCGACGGCACCAAGCTGACCGTCGGCAACGTGGCGATCCTGCGTGAAGAGGGGATCGACCGCGAGCGCGCCTATTTCGTCGGCGACGATCCGGCGATCTCGGTGCGGGTCGATCGCTCGGCGGATGGCGATGCCATCAAGATCCAGCAGACCGTGGCCGATGTGGCGCGCGACTTTCAGCCGGTGCTGCCCGAGGGCACGACGATCGAGCTGATCCGCACCCGCGCCGAGGCGATCACCAACCGGCTCGACCTCTTGCTGCACAATGGCCTGTCGGGGCTGGTGCTGGTGGTCGGGCTGCTGTTCCTGTTCCTCAATGCGCGCACCGCGCTTTGGGTGGCGGCGGGGATCCCGACCTCGATGCTCGCGGCGCTGGCGCTGATGTATGCCTCGGGTCTGACGCTCAACATGATATCGCTCTTTGCGCTGATCATCACGCTTGGCATCGTGGTGGATGACGCCATCGTCGTCGGCGAGCACGCCGATCATCTGCATCGCAAGGGGCTTGGGCCGATCGAAGCCGCCGAGACCGCTGCGCGGCGCATGGCGCTGCCGGTATTCAGCTCGACCCTGACCACGATCATCGCCTTCTTCGGGCTCACCGCCATCGGGGGGCGGTTCGGCGAGATGATCGCCGATATTCCCTTCACGGTGATCGTTGTGCTGATCGCCAGCCTGATCGAATGCTTCCTGATCCTGCCCAACCACATGGCCCATGCCATCGCCAAGTCGACCGAGCACCATTGGTACGATTGGCCCTCGCGCATGGTGAACCGCGGGTTCCGCTGGGTGCGCGAACGGCTGTTCCGCCCGTTCATGGCCGGGGTGATCACGGCGCGCTACGTGGTGCTGGCGCTGGCGGTGCTGCTGCTGGCCTCGCAGGCGGCAAGCTTCATCCGGGGCGATGTAGTCTGGCGCTTCTTCAACTCGCCGGAACGGCCCTCGGTCAGCGGCAATTTCGCCATGACACCGGGCGCGACCCGCGCGGACACGCTGGCGCAGATGCGCGAGATGCAGCGCGCCACCGAGGCGTTGGGGCGCGAGTATGAAGAGCGCTACGGCCTCAACCCGCTCGACTATGTGATCGCCGAGATCGGCGGCAACTCCGGGCGCCCGCTGGCCGAGGCCGAGAACAAGGAGGCCGATCAGCTGGGCGCCATTTCGATCGAACTGATCGAGCCGGATCTGCGGCCCTATTCCAGCTTCCAATTCGTCGGTGAGCTGCAAGAGCGGGTGGCGGCGATGCCCATGGTCGAGGTGATCAGCTTCCGTGGCTGGCGTTCGGGGCCGGGGGGCGATGCGCTGGACGTGCTGTTCTTCGGTGCCGATGCGGGCGTGCTCAAGGCCGCCGCCGAAGACCTCAAGAAAGCGGTGCTACGCTTCCCCGAGGTTTCGGCGGTCGAGGACAATCTGTCTTACGACAAGGACGAGCTGGTGCTGGAACTGACCCCACAGGGGCAGGCGCTGGGGCTGACGGTGGACGATCTGGGCCGGGTGCTGCGCGCGCGTATCGGCGGGCTCGAGGCGGCGACCTTCCCGGTCGGCCCGCGCAGCGCAGAGATCCGCGTCGAACTGCCAGACCGTGAACAGACCGCCGATTTCCTGCAGCGCACGCAAATCCGCACGCCCGAGGGCGCCTATGTGCAATTGGCCGACATCGTGCGGGTCGAGCGGCAGAGCGGGTTCTCGACAGTCCGGCGCGAGAACGGGCTGCGTACGGTCTCGGTCACCGGCGATATCTCGGAGGATGATCCCGAGCGCGCCGCGGATATCCTGAAGGCGCTGCAGGAGGACATCCTTCCCGCCATCGCCGCCGAGCGACAGGTGGAGTTCCGCATGTCCGGCATGGCCGAGGACGAGCGCAACTTCCTGTCGGACGCGGGCACCGGGCTGGTGCTGGTTCTGCTGGGCATCTACCTCGTGCTGGCTTGGGTCTTTGCCAGTTGGACGCGCCCGTTGGTGGTGATGGCGGTGATCCCCTTCGGCCTTGTCGGCACGATCTACGGCCACGCGCTGTGGGATGTGCCGCTGTCGATGTTCACCGTCGTCGGCCTGCTGGGGATGACCGGGATCATCATCAACGATTCCATCGTGCTGGTGACGCAGATCGACGAATACGCCCCCGACCGCGGCATGTTCCAAGCGATCATCGACGGCGCGGCGGACCGGCTGCGTCCGGTCTTTCTGACCACGGCGACCACCGTGCTGGGCCTTGCGCCGCTGCTCTACGAGCGCAGCTCGGACGCGCAGTTCCTGAAGCCGACTGTGATCACGCTGGTCTACGGGCTGGGTTTTGGCATGCTGTTGGTGCTGATGGTGGTGCCCGCGCTTCTGGCAGCACAGCATGACATCGCCCGGCGCATCGCGGCCTTCCGGCGCGGCGCGCGGCATCGCCACGCGAAGGTGCGCGCGCTGACGCTGGGGCTGTTTGCGCTGGTGCTGGGCTGGCTGGCGGCGACCATGGGGGCGGTGGCGGTGACCGGCGCGCTTCCGGGCGTGCTGGCGCTTGGTCCGCTGGCGCTGCTGCCGCCAGCTCTCGCCGGTTTCACGCTGTTCGTCGCCGGGGTGGCTCTGGCGCTGGGGCTGGTCTGGCTGGCCACGCTCGCCATGGCGCTGCGCGGGCAGAGGGTGGGCTAA
- a CDS encoding efflux RND transporter periplasmic adaptor subunit, which produces MRFLRRSLTGLFLLSLTLGLLVWAGLLVRDAVQARLSDTPRIPQARERVFAVNVVEAREGSVSPEMTAFGEIQSRRMLELRTAVGGTLMELAPEFVEGGRVAAGTLLARIDPADMQAELERTQSALEDAEAERREAIRAVELEKDALAAAEEQAELRQRAYQRQADLQSRGVGTSALVEEAELSASSARQAVVTRRQALAQAEARVDQSSTALARARIALDEAQRRLDETEIRAGFDAQLEDVSVVAGRRVSANEQLATLVDPQALEVAFRVSTQQYLQLLNASDRPRELPVTVTLDFYGASVSSAGTLTREGAAVGEGQTGRLLFASLDTPRGFKPGDFVTVKIAEPALEQVVRLPATALGADGDVLVLDAEQRLEALPVELLRRQGDEVIVRAAALDGRLVVSERTPLLGAGIKVRPLSAEASAGGPSGPDVTSEAAMLELSAERRARLVAFIEGNSGMPAEAKQRLLAQISEPKVPAQVIERLEARMGG; this is translated from the coding sequence ATGCGGTTTCTTCGGCGGAGCCTGACCGGGCTCTTTCTCCTTTCGCTGACGCTGGGCCTGCTGGTCTGGGCCGGGCTGCTGGTGCGCGATGCCGTGCAGGCGCGGCTCAGCGATACGCCGCGCATTCCGCAGGCGCGCGAACGGGTTTTTGCGGTGAACGTGGTGGAGGCGCGGGAAGGCAGCGTTTCGCCAGAGATGACCGCCTTTGGCGAGATCCAGAGCCGCCGCATGCTGGAGCTTCGCACCGCGGTGGGCGGCACGCTGATGGAGCTGGCGCCTGAGTTTGTCGAGGGCGGGCGCGTCGCGGCGGGCACGCTGCTGGCGCGGATCGACCCGGCGGACATGCAGGCGGAACTGGAGCGGACCCAAAGCGCGCTGGAGGATGCCGAGGCCGAGCGCCGCGAGGCGATCCGTGCGGTCGAGCTGGAAAAGGATGCGCTGGCGGCGGCCGAGGAACAGGCCGAGTTGCGCCAGCGCGCCTACCAGCGGCAGGCAGATCTGCAATCGCGCGGCGTGGGCACATCGGCGCTGGTGGAAGAGGCGGAGCTTTCCGCCTCCTCGGCGCGGCAGGCGGTGGTGACCCGCAGGCAGGCGCTGGCGCAGGCCGAGGCGCGGGTGGACCAGAGCAGCACCGCGCTGGCGCGCGCGCGCATCGCGCTTGACGAGGCGCAGCGGCGGCTCGACGAGACGGAAATCCGCGCCGGGTTCGATGCCCAGCTCGAGGATGTCTCGGTGGTGGCCGGGCGCCGGGTTTCGGCCAATGAACAGCTGGCGACGCTGGTGGACCCGCAGGCGCTGGAGGTGGCCTTCCGCGTCTCGACCCAGCAATATCTGCAACTGCTCAACGCGTCGGACCGCCCGCGCGAACTGCCGGTCACGGTGACGCTGGATTTCTACGGCGCCTCGGTCAGCAGCGCCGGGACGCTTACCCGCGAGGGGGCGGCGGTCGGCGAGGGGCAGACCGGGCGCCTGCTCTTTGCCTCGCTGGATACCCCGCGCGGCTTCAAGCCCGGGGATTTCGTCACCGTGAAGATCGCCGAGCCAGCGCTCGAGCAGGTGGTGCGCCTGCCTGCGACCGCGCTGGGGGCCGATGGCGATGTGCTGGTGCTCGACGCCGAACAGCGGCTGGAGGCGCTGCCGGTGGAACTGCTGCGGCGGCAGGGCGACGAGGTGATCGTGCGGGCCGCGGCGCTGGACGGGCGGCTGGTGGTGTCCGAGCGCACGCCACTTCTGGGCGCGGGGATCAAGGTCCGGCCCCTGAGCGCCGAGGCGTCGGCGGGCGGCCCAAGCGGGCCCGATGTGACCTCTGAGGCGGCGATGCTGGAACTCAGCGCCGAACGGCGCGCGCGGCTGGTCGCCTTCATCGAAGGCAACAGCGGCATGCCGGCGGAGGCGAAACAGCGGCTCTTGGCGCAGATCTCGGAACCCAAGGTGCCCGCGCAGGTGATCGAACGGCTCGAAGCGCGGATGGGAGGCTGA
- the moaB gene encoding molybdenum cofactor biosynthesis protein B — protein sequence MSRIDETREFIPVRIAVLTVSDTRSLAEDRSGDTLVARLTEAGHKLADRAIVKDDRAGIADQLRVWIADPEVDVILSTGGTGLTGRDVTVEAHRDVYEKEIEAFGTVFTLVSMQKIGTSAVQSRATGGVAGGTYLFALPGSTGACKDAWDEILRWQLDYRHRPCNFVEIFPRLDEHKRRK from the coding sequence ATGAGCCGCATCGACGAAACCCGAGAGTTCATTCCAGTGCGCATTGCCGTGCTGACGGTGAGCGACACCCGCAGCCTTGCCGAGGACCGCTCCGGCGACACGCTGGTGGCGCGGCTGACCGAGGCGGGGCATAAGCTGGCAGATCGCGCAATCGTGAAGGATGACCGGGCAGGCATCGCCGATCAGTTGCGCGTCTGGATCGCCGATCCCGAGGTGGATGTCATCCTGTCGACCGGGGGCACCGGGCTCACTGGCCGGGATGTCACCGTCGAGGCGCACCGCGACGTCTACGAGAAAGAGATCGAAGCCTTCGGCACGGTCTTCACTCTTGTTTCCATGCAGAAAATCGGCACCTCTGCGGTGCAGTCGCGGGCCACGGGCGGGGTTGCGGGGGGCACCTATCTCTTCGCGCTGCCCGGCAGCACCGGCGCCTGCAAGGACGCATGGGACGAGATCCTGCGCTGGCAGCTCGATTATCGGCACCGTCCCTGCAACTTTGTTGAGATTTTCCCGCGTCTCGACGAGCATAAACGGCGGAAATGA